In Ornithodoros turicata isolate Travis chromosome 1, ASM3712646v1, whole genome shotgun sequence, the DNA window TTTGGCGTCTTAAAATCGGAGTTGGCTACGTGGCTATTTTTTGGCAACTTTTCTGAGTTCCTACTGAGCAATCGCACATCGCCCAAGAGAGTATATCTGAGAGTTTTTGAAATACATTTCTCACAGTCATCAACATACTGCGTCTCTTTCTACTACCCCAAAAATACCCGCGCCCGCACACCACACcgcaccacaccacaccacacccaGCTAAGTCCCAGTACCTCGTGATGCCATGCCGGCGAAAAAGTCACCGCACGCGTGATGTCGGCTACATGTTAAGCCACAGGTTTGTTGTTCTGGTTGAGCTAGCTCTAGCAGCTTCATCTCTAACTTTGTATGTTCCTGCTCTacacgaactctgcagtacagagGCTGCATTTCTATGGCTTCACACCCATGTGTCTTCATGTTGCACTGCAGGTTTGTGCTGTGCCTCAGGTCAGCAGAATAGAGAATGCTCATTTATGGCTTCTCACCTCATGGTGTCTGCTTGTGAtattctgcaggacagagaccACACTTGTATCACACTGCAAGTTTGGGTTGTGGATCAACATTGCAGGACAGAGGATGCAATTTTATGGCAGCTCACCGGTATGTTTTCGCTTGTGATGTGACAAGGTTGCGCGCTGTTTGAACACTGCAGGACAGAGAcagcacttgtatggcttctcgtccgtgtgtgtccacttgtgcTGCTCTAGGTTTCCGCCCCTGCtaaactccgcagggcagacatcgcatttgtatggcttctcgcccgtgtgtgtccgcctgTGAACCTGTAGGTGCCCGCTCTGACTGAACTTCGCAGGGCAAACATCGCACTTGAATGGTTcctcgcctgtgtgtgtccgcttgtgctgctgtaggtacCAATTGCGGCTGAACTTCGCAGGGCagatatcgcacttgtatggcttctcgcctgtgtgtgtccgcgtgtgctgctgtaggtgccAACTGCGGCTGAACttcgcagggcagacatcgcacttgtatgtcTTCTTGcttgtgtgtgtccgcttgtgctgctgtaggtgccAACTGCGGGTGAACTTCTCAGGGCagatatcgcacttgtatggaTTCTTCCATGAATCTATCTGCTCGTGCTGCTGTGTGTTCCCGctcaggctgaactctgcagggcagacattgcCCTTGTATGCCCTGTTGTCAGCATGCGTCGCCACTTGGTCCTCCACACTTCTAGACCACGAGAATGCAGAGGGGTAGATGTTGCATTCAGAACCCTTCTCTCCCATGTGAGCATCTGTTGGAAGAGCAGTGGAACACTTTTCAGACTCATTGTGACAGTATGCAAAAATGTGGCATTCGAGGCTGGCTTTCAACATGCATGCAAGTGCAGATTCCTTGCTCTGGTCTCTATGTTGCTCAGCATGTCGATCGTTCATAGTCACTAGTGCAGTGCT includes these proteins:
- the LOC135377121 gene encoding zinc finger protein 233-like, coding for MGEKGSECNIYPSAFSWSRSVEDQVATHADNRAYKGNVCPAEFSLSGNTQQHEQIDSWKNPYKCDICPEKFTRSWHLQQHKRTHTSKKTYKCDVCPAKFSRSWHLQQHTRTHTGEKPYKCDICPAKFSRNWYLQQHKRTHTGEEPFKCDVCPAKFSQSGHLQVHRRTHTGEKPYKCDVCPAEFSRGGNLEQHKWTHTDEKPYKCCLCPAVFKQRATLSHHKRKHTGELP